Within Labilithrix sp., the genomic segment CTCGACCTCGGGCATAGAGGCCGCGACCGGCGCGGACTCCTCCTCTTCTTCCCACGGGTAGACGCGGAGCGGGACCACGCCCTCTTCGCCGTCACCGACCTCGAGCGGCTCGGCGAGGAAGTTGAGCGGCATCGGCGAGGTCGGGAGATAGACCTCGAGGAGGTGGGGACCCGCCTCGATCGGCGACCACTTCAGGTTGAGGCGCACGTCACGTCCGACGCGCGCGGCCTCCTCGAGCTGGCGCGCCTCGTCCTTCGAGAGCGACGCGATGAGGACAGGGAGGTCTTCAGCCGCCATCCGAGCCGTTCACCACTTGACGATGACGTTCGGAGGCGTGAAGTGCGCCTCGCACCGCTCGATGTGGAGCCCGACGGGCAGGCTCTCGCTCCCGGTCGGCTCCTTCGACGTGACGTCGACTTGCGGGACGATCTGGTCCTGATGGAGGCTCTTCACGATCTCGGGCGGACAGACGAGGCGGACGTTCACCTCGGCCGGCGTGGTCTTCGCCTTCGGTTGGCCGACGACGGCGACGGCGAGCTTCTTGAACTCCGTCTCGCTCACCTCGCGCGCGATCTCGGCCGTCACGACGACGCTCGTCGGATCGATGCGGAGGCGCGGGCTCGGCTTCTCGACCGCGAGCGGCCGCGGATAGAGCCCGTCCGCCGTGATCGTGCGGACGTCGAACGCCTCCGCGCGCACGAACTGGAGCACCATGACGTCGCTCTGCGGGCCGCGGACCTTCACCGTCTTCGGCTCGGACGTGAGCGGTCCCTTGACGACGAAGCCCTCCGCCGGCGAGCCGACGACGGAGACCTGGACCGGCACGTCGCGCGTGACGCGTTGCTCCCACTTGAGCTCGATGTTCGGCGGCTCGAACTGCTCGACCTCGACGCGCACGCCGTCGGGCAGGCGCACCATCTTTTGGTTGAAGATGACGTGCTCTGGCGCCTCCGTCAGGTCGACGAGCATGTGCACCGAGCCGCCGCGCAGGTTGTCGATCGTCTGCGTCGACCCGCGGACGAAGATGCGCACGTCGCGCGGGATCGTCCCGACGAGGACCTTGTCGCCGCTCTCGGCGGGGAGGTTCACCTCGAGGTCGACGGAGAGCGATCCGCGCGCGTCCTGCCCGCCGTGGACGAGCGAATAGAGGACGAGCGCGAACGCGAAGCTCAGAAGCTTGAGGTTCAGGTTCTCGGTGAGGGCCGCCTTGATCCGCTCCCACATGGCGACTTACTCCCCATCGTCCTTCGGCGGCGGCGGGACGGTCGAGGGCCGGAGCGTGTTCGAGATCGGGAGCGGGGTCGGCAGCGGCGTCGCGAGCGTCGGCGCCGGCTGCATCGGCCGCGTCGCGGTCGGATCCGTCACCCGCTGCGCCGGCACGGAGTCCTCCGGGATGATCGAGGAGCGGCGCGTGACCGGCGCGATGACCTCCGCCGGCGGCAACGTCACGCGGACGGGGCCCGACGAGGGCACGAGCGTGCTCCGCCCCTTCTGCGCCGCGGCCGCGCCGCCCTTCTTCTTCGCGCGCGCGCGCTGCCCGAAGAGGCCGAGGAGCGCCTGCTTGAGCGACGCGCCGTCGAGGTTCGGGACGATGTTGCCGTTGAAGCAGAAGCTGATCGTGCCGCGCTCCTCCGAGACGACGACGACGACGGCGTCCGTCTCCTCCGTGATGCCGAGCGCCGCGCGGTGACGCGAGCCGAGCGACTTGTCGAGGACCTTCACGTCCGGCATCGGGAAGAAGACGCCGGCCTTCGCGATGCGGAGGTTGCGGATGACGACCGCGCCGTCGTGCAGCTTGTTGAGCCCCTCCGGGATGAACATGCTGACGAGGAGCTCGCGCTGGACCTGCGCGTCCACGGTCGTGCCCTGACCGACGACGAACTCCTCGAGGTTCGCGTCCTGCTCGAAGCAGATGAGCGCGCCCATGCGATGGCGCGCGAGCTCGGTCGCCGCCGCGACGACCTCGTCGATGACGCGCGTCTCCTGCTGCCGCGACATCCCGGTGAAGAAGGCGCGCGATCCGACGCGCATGAGGCCGCGGCGGATGTCGTTCTGGAACACGACGACGACGATGAGGATGACGCTCGAGAGGAGCGACGAGAGCAGGTTGAAGAGGGTGAGGAAGCCGGCCCACTTCGCGACGACGTAGACGAGGAAGATGACGCCGAGGCCGGTGCCCATCTGCATCGCGCGCGTGCCGCGGAGGACGAGCAGCGCGCGGTAGACGACGTACGCGACGATGAGGAGGTCGGCGACGTCGATCGCCGCTTGCGTCAGCGACCTTGCAGCGAAGAGATGCCGGAGGCCGTCCAGCATCAGATCTTCCTCCGCGGGGTGCCGAGGACGTTGTCGAGATCGATCGCCTGGCGCGTCGCGCGCACGGCGTGGACGCGGAGGACACGGACGCCGGCGTGAACGGCGTGGATCGCGGCGGCGATGGACGCGCCGTCGCGATCGGCGGCCGCGGCGTCGCGATCGATGAGGGTGAGGAACGACTTGCGGCTCGCGCCGACGAGGACCGGCACGCCGTCGAGCTTCTCGACGAGGACGCGCGCGCGGCGGAGCAGCTCGAGGCTGTGGCGCGCCGTCTTCGAGAAGCCGAGGCCGGGATCCATGACGAGCGCCGAGCGCGGGACCCCTCGCGCGATCGCGCGCTCCGCCGCGCGCTCCCAGTCGACGAGGACGTCCTTCACGACGTCGCCGTACTCCTGGAGCGACGCGCGCATTCCGACCGCGGGCCGGTAATGCGAGAGGATGAGCGCCGCGCCGCTGCCGCCCGCGACGTCCGCGAGCCCCTCGTCCGTGAGGAGCGACACGTCGTTGATCGCGTGCGCGCCGCAGTCGAGCGCGGCCGCGGCGACCTTCGGGCTCGCCGTGTCGATCGAGACGCACGCGCCGCGCGCGGCGGCGTGACGGATCGCGGGGAGCACGCGCTCGAGCTGCTCCTCCGCCGGCACCGGCTTGCTGCCCGGCCGCGTCGACTCGCCGCCGACGTCGATGATGTCCGCGCCCTCGGCGATGAGCTCGTCGATACGCGCCGCGGCGTCCGACGCCGCGAGGTAGCGACCGCCGTCGGAGAAGGAGTCCGGCGTGACGTTGCAGATCCCCATCAGGGCTGCACCGCGGCGTGCCACGGCCCCTCGGATCACGTCGGCGAATTTCTCGCTCCGTGCCGCCATCTCCTTAGGAAAGGCGTAGCAAGATGCACGCCCCCAAACAAGGTTCTCTCTCAACGTCAGGGGCTTCGCCCCCGACACCCCCACCCCGCGAACACGACCCGCCGCGCTTTGCGCGGCGGGTTGCTTTGCAACCGCTGTGGCGGTCGCGTTCGCGGGGCCCCTCGAAGGGGCCGCCACTTTGCTGCCGCTTGCTGCCAGCGCTTCGTGCCTCTTGCTGCCGGCGCTTGGTGCCGCTTTGCTGCCAGCGCTTGGTGCCGCTTTGCTGCCAGCGCTTGGTGCCGCCGCTCGAAGCCAATGCTCGCTCTTCGTGCTTGGGGCGCGGCGGGCTGTTAGTGCGGGCGCCTCGACGGGGCCCCAGAAGCGGCCGCGAAAGCGGGCGCGAAGCGCCCCGAGCGCGCAGCGCGAGGGCCGTGTCTGGGGTGGGGTGTCGGGGCGAAGCCCCGACGTTGAGTAAGAGCTATGCGCGTTAGTTTGTGTAGCAACTTTAGGTGGCGGGTGAGGTCGTCGTTGAGGGCGGTGGCGATGGCGGCCTGGGCTTTTTTCCAGATCGGGTAGCCGCGGGTGAGGGTGGCGCGGCCGGAGCGCGTGAGGCGGACGAGGCGTTCGCGGCGGTCGGAGGGGCTGGGCTCGAGCTTGAGGAGGCCGAGGCGCTCGAGCACGGCGAGGTTGCGTGAGAGCGAGGACTGATCGAGCACGAGCATCTCGGCGAGCTCGCCGATCGGCATCGGACGATCGGCCGACCATGCGAGCGCTGCGAGGACGGTGAACTGCGTCGCCTTCAGGCCGATCTCGTCGAAGTGGGCGTCGAAGAGCTGCGTCATCGCGCGGGAGGCACGGCGGAGGTTGTGACACGCGCACTGGAGGCTCATCTCCGCGCAGTCGTCGACGCTCGGCGGCAGCTCCTTCGGCATGCGTGACACCTAGCACCTCGCACGCGCGAATGCAGCGCAGCGACAAAACGTGCGACTCTATCGGGATGGCGCACTTGCCTTCGTCTCCGCCGTCGGGACACATCCCGGCCCCCGCCACGAGCGCCTCGAGCGACGAGTCCTTCGCGAAGAGCCTCTTCGTCGGCTCCCCGGCCGAGGGCCTCGTGTTCCCGTTCCCGGAGCCGACGCGGAGCGAGGTCGACGAGATCCATCGCGTGCTCGAGTCGGTGCGGAAGCTCGCGCCGAAGATCGAGCCGGCGCGCATCGACCGCGAAGGCGCGATCCCGCTCGAGGTCATCTCCGCGCTGCGCGACGCGGGCCTCTTCGGCCTCGTCGTCCCGCGGACGCTCGGCGGCGCGGGCTTCGGCCTCACCGCGTACGCCCGCGTCGTCCAGGAGCTCGCCGCGCTCGACG encodes:
- a CDS encoding YbbR-like domain-containing protein, producing the protein MWERIKAALTENLNLKLLSFAFALVLYSLVHGGQDARGSLSVDLEVNLPAESGDKVLVGTIPRDVRIFVRGSTQTIDNLRGGSVHMLVDLTEAPEHVIFNQKMVRLPDGVRVEVEQFEPPNIELKWEQRVTRDVPVQVSVVGSPAEGFVVKGPLTSEPKTVKVRGPQSDVMVLQFVRAEAFDVRTITADGLYPRPLAVEKPSPRLRIDPTSVVVTAEIAREVSETEFKKLAVAVVGQPKAKTTPAEVNVRLVCPPEIVKSLHQDQIVPQVDVTSKEPTGSESLPVGLHIERCEAHFTPPNVIVKW
- the cdaA gene encoding diadenylate cyclase CdaA produces the protein MLDGLRHLFAARSLTQAAIDVADLLIVAYVVYRALLVLRGTRAMQMGTGLGVIFLVYVVAKWAGFLTLFNLLSSLLSSVILIVVVVFQNDIRRGLMRVGSRAFFTGMSRQQETRVIDEVVAAATELARHRMGALICFEQDANLEEFVVGQGTTVDAQVQRELLVSMFIPEGLNKLHDGAVVIRNLRIAKAGVFFPMPDVKVLDKSLGSRHRAALGITEETDAVVVVVSEERGTISFCFNGNIVPNLDGASLKQALLGLFGQRARAKKKGGAAAAQKGRSTLVPSSGPVRVTLPPAEVIAPVTRRSSIIPEDSVPAQRVTDPTATRPMQPAPTLATPLPTPLPISNTLRPSTVPPPPKDDGE
- the folP gene encoding dihydropteroate synthase codes for the protein MAARSEKFADVIRGAVARRGAALMGICNVTPDSFSDGGRYLAASDAAARIDELIAEGADIIDVGGESTRPGSKPVPAEEQLERVLPAIRHAAARGACVSIDTASPKVAAAALDCGAHAINDVSLLTDEGLADVAGGSGAALILSHYRPAVGMRASLQEYGDVVKDVLVDWERAAERAIARGVPRSALVMDPGLGFSKTARHSLELLRRARVLVEKLDGVPVLVGASRKSFLTLIDRDAAAADRDGASIAAAIHAVHAGVRVLRVHAVRATRQAIDLDNVLGTPRRKI
- a CDS encoding winged helix-turn-helix transcriptional regulator, coding for MPKELPPSVDDCAEMSLQCACHNLRRASRAMTQLFDAHFDEIGLKATQFTVLAALAWSADRPMPIGELAEMLVLDQSSLSRNLAVLERLGLLKLEPSPSDRRERLVRLTRSGRATLTRGYPIWKKAQAAIATALNDDLTRHLKLLHKLTRIALTQRRGFAPTPHPRHGPRAARSGRFAPAFAAASGAPSRRPH